A part of Ziziphus jujuba cultivar Dongzao chromosome 8, ASM3175591v1 genomic DNA contains:
- the LOC107413542 gene encoding psbP-like protein 1, chloroplastic isoform X1 — MTSLQNSTSINQTLFLNSFPQWVQLQKHHATFSFCRRRFSLLVRSQQASPPPPSSTCSSSQDRPGRRQVLAAGIIASWVSLVNQNSVSFAAENKKGFMSVLDKKDGYSFLYPFGWQEVVIDGQDKVFKDVIEPLENVSVNLIPTNKQDIREFGPPKEVAETLIKKVLAPPNQKTKLINATEHDVDGKAYYTFEFVAQAPNYTRHALSTISIGNGKFYTLTTGANERRWGKMQDKLQSIVDSFKIFNV; from the exons ATGACTTCCCTGCAAAATTCAACCTCAATTAATCAAACCCTCTTCCTCAATTCCTTCCCTCA GTGGGTTCAGTTGCAGAAGCACCATGCTACTTTCTCTTTCTGTAGAAGGAGGTTTTCACTTCTTGTTAGGTCCCAGCAAGCATCACCACCACCTCCATCATCAACATGCTCTTCTTCTCAAG ATAGACCTGGGAGACGCCAAGTCCTTGCTGCAGGCATAATTGCCTCTTGGGTTTCTCTGGTTAATCAAAATTCTGTATCAT TTGCTgcagaaaataaaaagggaTTTATGTCGGTATTGGACAAGAAGGATGGATACTCGTTTCTCTATCCGTTTGGGTGGCAG GAAGTAGTCATTGATGGCCAAGACAAGGTATTTAAGGATGTCATTGAACCATTAGAAAATGTCAGTGTGAATTTGATTCCAACAAACAAGCAAGACATTCGAGAATTTGGACCCCCAAAAGAG GTTGCTGAAACTTTAATCAAGAAGGTTCTGGCTCCTCCTAACCAGAAAACAAAGCTCATCAATGCAACCGag CATGACGTTGATGGGAAAGCGTATTACACATTTGAGTTCGTTGCTCAAGCTCCAAATTATACTCGTCATGCGCTCAGCACAATCTCTATTGGCAACG GTAAGTTTTACACTTTGACAACAGGGGCCAATGAAAGGAGGTGGGGTAAGATGCAAGACAAATTGCAGTCCATCGTGGAttccttcaaaattttcaatgttTGA
- the LOC107413542 gene encoding psbP-like protein 1, chloroplastic isoform X3, giving the protein MTSLQNSTSINQTLFLNSFPQKHHATFSFCRRRFSLLVRSQQASPPPPSSTCSSSQDRPGRRQVLAAGIIASWVSLVNQNSVSFAAENKKGFMSVLDKKDGYSFLYPFGWQEVVIDGQDKVFKDVIEPLENVSVNLIPTNKQDIREFGPPKEVAETLIKKVLAPPNQKTKLINATEHDVDGKAYYTFEFVAQAPNYTRHALSTISIGNGKFYTLTTGANERRWGKMQDKLQSIVDSFKIFNV; this is encoded by the exons ATGACTTCCCTGCAAAATTCAACCTCAATTAATCAAACCCTCTTCCTCAATTCCTTCCCTCAG AAGCACCATGCTACTTTCTCTTTCTGTAGAAGGAGGTTTTCACTTCTTGTTAGGTCCCAGCAAGCATCACCACCACCTCCATCATCAACATGCTCTTCTTCTCAAG ATAGACCTGGGAGACGCCAAGTCCTTGCTGCAGGCATAATTGCCTCTTGGGTTTCTCTGGTTAATCAAAATTCTGTATCAT TTGCTgcagaaaataaaaagggaTTTATGTCGGTATTGGACAAGAAGGATGGATACTCGTTTCTCTATCCGTTTGGGTGGCAG GAAGTAGTCATTGATGGCCAAGACAAGGTATTTAAGGATGTCATTGAACCATTAGAAAATGTCAGTGTGAATTTGATTCCAACAAACAAGCAAGACATTCGAGAATTTGGACCCCCAAAAGAG GTTGCTGAAACTTTAATCAAGAAGGTTCTGGCTCCTCCTAACCAGAAAACAAAGCTCATCAATGCAACCGag CATGACGTTGATGGGAAAGCGTATTACACATTTGAGTTCGTTGCTCAAGCTCCAAATTATACTCGTCATGCGCTCAGCACAATCTCTATTGGCAACG GTAAGTTTTACACTTTGACAACAGGGGCCAATGAAAGGAGGTGGGGTAAGATGCAAGACAAATTGCAGTCCATCGTGGAttccttcaaaattttcaatgttTGA
- the LOC107413542 gene encoding psbP-like protein 1, chloroplastic isoform X2, whose translation MTSLQNSTSINQTLFLNSFPQLQKHHATFSFCRRRFSLLVRSQQASPPPPSSTCSSSQDRPGRRQVLAAGIIASWVSLVNQNSVSFAAENKKGFMSVLDKKDGYSFLYPFGWQEVVIDGQDKVFKDVIEPLENVSVNLIPTNKQDIREFGPPKEVAETLIKKVLAPPNQKTKLINATEHDVDGKAYYTFEFVAQAPNYTRHALSTISIGNGKFYTLTTGANERRWGKMQDKLQSIVDSFKIFNV comes from the exons ATGACTTCCCTGCAAAATTCAACCTCAATTAATCAAACCCTCTTCCTCAATTCCTTCCCTCAG TTGCAGAAGCACCATGCTACTTTCTCTTTCTGTAGAAGGAGGTTTTCACTTCTTGTTAGGTCCCAGCAAGCATCACCACCACCTCCATCATCAACATGCTCTTCTTCTCAAG ATAGACCTGGGAGACGCCAAGTCCTTGCTGCAGGCATAATTGCCTCTTGGGTTTCTCTGGTTAATCAAAATTCTGTATCAT TTGCTgcagaaaataaaaagggaTTTATGTCGGTATTGGACAAGAAGGATGGATACTCGTTTCTCTATCCGTTTGGGTGGCAG GAAGTAGTCATTGATGGCCAAGACAAGGTATTTAAGGATGTCATTGAACCATTAGAAAATGTCAGTGTGAATTTGATTCCAACAAACAAGCAAGACATTCGAGAATTTGGACCCCCAAAAGAG GTTGCTGAAACTTTAATCAAGAAGGTTCTGGCTCCTCCTAACCAGAAAACAAAGCTCATCAATGCAACCGag CATGACGTTGATGGGAAAGCGTATTACACATTTGAGTTCGTTGCTCAAGCTCCAAATTATACTCGTCATGCGCTCAGCACAATCTCTATTGGCAACG GTAAGTTTTACACTTTGACAACAGGGGCCAATGAAAGGAGGTGGGGTAAGATGCAAGACAAATTGCAGTCCATCGTGGAttccttcaaaattttcaatgttTGA
- the LOC107413543 gene encoding large ribosomal subunit protein uL23 encodes MAPKADSTKKNDPKGQALKTAKAIKSGQTFKKKAKKIRTSVTFHRPRTLKKERNPKYPRISAPPRNKLDHYQILKYPLTTESAMKKIEDNNTLVFIVDIRADKKKIKDAVKKMYDIETKKVNTLIRPDGTKKAYVRLTTDHDALDVANKIGII; translated from the exons ATGGCACCTAAAG CTGACAGCACAAAAAAGAATGACCCAAAGGGTCAAGCCTTGAAGACTGCCAAGGCCATTAAATCTGGCCAAACATtcaaaaagaaagcaaagaagATCCGCACCTCGGTCACTTTTCATCGGCCAAGGACCTTGAAGAAGGAAAGGAACCCCAAATATCCTCGCATCAGTGCACCACCAAGGAATAAGTTGGACCATTATCAAATTCTCAAGTATCCACTTACCACTGAGTCTGCTATGAAAAAGATTGAGGACAACAACACCTTGGTTTTCATTGTTGACATCCGTGCCGACAAGAAAAAGATCAAAGATGCAGTGAAGAAGATGTATGATATTGAGACAAAGAAAGTGAATACTTTGATCAG GCCTGATGGAACGAAGAAGGCATATGTTAGGTTGACAACTGACCATGATGCCTTGGATGTGGCAAACAAGATTGGCATTATCTAA
- the LOC107413484 gene encoding putative inactive disease susceptibility protein LOV1, translating to MAEFLLSKLAESAVSHTVQRISDLLIHEASSLRSVREDVVLLQNELRSLQGFVKDADSKQEHDQRLRELVHQVKDVASEAEDVIDTHILKVTSSYIKAFHNKRIRPQVNSLRSRIHSIINTSMQIYGFKSVIEEGNSSMVELQRYFRRSSPNDDDGDNDDVMVSLKGSINALTAELTKEEDRLCIVSVVGMGGLGKTTLAKKVYNGVKPHFDCSAWVFISQKYVVRDVLIDISTQLDSPNEDMNFEIIKSGWEIVNALTEHELIDLLRHKLKEKRFLVVLDDIWTIVAWDFLKRAFPKGKKGSKVLFTTRNREVATYGDPWSSPIEPPFLTLEESWELLRRKAFPRDIVGERCCPPEYENLGKEMAKKCGGLPLAVVVLGGLLKAKNSLDQWKKVLQDVNSHVNKLQSRQQYEGVNEILLLSYHDLPYNLKPCFLYLGNFPEDYEIPKRKLVRLWIGEGFISTSTRADIKQTLGEAAEGYLEELVDRCMVMVDRSDRTGKKTCCMHDLMRDVCTLKAKEETFAQIIQQHESNKSIDISAASSLQVGSSSHSRRLVIHPGCDLHCNTQQTCTFFGKHVKNASWMEQVHANLRTLLCLGGSLSLSALNSSNFRMLRVLELCVAGGSKIPRGVGNLIHLRYLCINSSSKTAINLPSSLGNLRNLQTLDLGRCNLAGPVRMISRMIHLRRLILPHVSDEKWNFDWSDVGIDELKDIETLKRIPASVLIRYDALNKLTNLRKLQIYFDGNNIHDDIIRVLRSPIVESGCLRSLCMRMPSNHVFPSLESLSSCHSLTRIGLIGKISEGMHSIISITVTKLTLLDSQLEQDPMPVLEKLPNLRFLFVGRNAYVGSRMDCSADGFPRLEFLGLYD from the coding sequence atggcagAATTTTTGTTGTCCAAATTGGCAGAGTCCGCTGTATCCCATACAGTCCAAAGAATCTCTGACCTTCTCATCCATGAAGCCTCTTCCTTGAGGAGTGTGAGAGAGGATGTGGTGCTCTTGCAAAATGAATTGAGATCTCTTCAGGGCTTTGTAAAAGATGCAGACTCCAAGCAAGAACATGACCAACGCCTCCGAGAGTTGGTACACCAAGTCAAAGATGTAGCTTCTGAAGCTGAGGATGTTATCGACACCCACATCCTCAAAGTTACCTCCTCTTACATCAAAGCTTTTCATAATAAAAGAATTCGACCCCAAGTCAATTCCTTGCGATCTAGGATCCACAGCATAATTAATACCAGCATGCAAATTTATGGATTCAAATCTGTAATTGAAGAAGGGAATAGTTCCATGGTGGAGCTGCAGCGGTACTTTAGAAGATCATCTCCAAATGATGATGATGGCGATAATGATGATGTTATGGTGAGCTTGAAGGGTAGCATCAATGCTTTAACAGCTGAGTTGACTAAGGAGGAAGATCGGCTCTGCATTGTCTCTGTAGTGGGAATGGGCGGTTTAGGCAAGACCACTCTGGCTAAGAAAGTGTATAATGGTGTGAAACCGCATTTTGATTGCTCTGCTTGggtttttatatctcaaaagtATGTGGTAAGGGATGTTTTGATTGACATCTCCACCCAACTTGATTCTCCAAATGAGGACatgaattttgaaataattaaatctgGATGGGAGATAGTGAATGCTTTGACAGAGCACGAGCTGATTGATTTGCTAAGACACAAGCTGAAAGAGAAGCGATTTCTTGTAGTTCTTGATGACATTTGGACGATTGTGGCTTGGGATTTTTTAAAGCGTGCTTTTCCAAAAGGAAAGAAGGGAAGCAAGGTTCTATTTACCACACGCAATAGGGAGGTAGCCACATATGGTGATCCATGGAGCTCCCCAATTGAACCACCTTTTTTGACATTGGAAGAGAGTTGGGAGCTTCTAAGGAGAAAAGCATTTCCAAGAGATATTGTTGGTGAGCGTTGTTGTCCACCAGAGTATGAGAACTTAGGAAAGGAGATGGCTAAAAAATGTGGAGGACTACCTCTTGCTGTTGTCGTACTTGGAGGCTTGTTGAAAGCCAAAAATTCCTTGGATCAATGGAAAAAGGTGCTGCAAGATGTAAATTCACACGTGAACAAGTTGCAATCACGACAACAATATGAAGGAGTAAATGAGATACTATTATTGAGCTACCATGATTTGCCTTACAACTTGAAGCCATGTTTCCTTTATTTGGGCAACTTCCCGGAGGATTATGAAATACCCAAAAGAAAATTGGTTCGGTTATGGATAGGAGAAGGCTTTATATCCACATCCACAAGAGCAGACATTAAACAAACATTGGGAGAGGCAGCTGAAGGATACTTGGAAGAGCTTGTCGATAGGTGCATGGTTATGGTGGACAGAAGCGACCGTACAGGGAAAAAAACATGTTGCATGCATGATCTTATGCGAGATGTGTGTACATTGAAGGCAAAGGAGGAAACCTTTGCTCAGATTATCCAGCAGCATGAGAGCAACAAGTCCATTGATATTTCTGCAGCTTCATCTCTGCAGGTGGGTAGTAGTAGTCATTCTCGGAGACTTGTTATTCATCCTGGCTGTGATCTTCATTGCAATACACAGCAGACATGCACCTTTTTCGGAAAGCATGTTAAGAATGCGTCTTGGATGGAACAGGTACATGCAAATCTTCGTACTCTTTTGTGTTTGGGTGGCAGTCTTTCTTTGTCAGCTTTAAACTCGAGCAACTTCAGAATGTTAAGAGTGCTGGAACTTTGTGTTGCTGGTGGATCTAAAATTCCTCGAGGCGTTGGAAATTTAATTCACTTGAGATATTTGTGTATCAACTCAAGTTCTAAAACGGCAATCAATCTACCATCCTCCTTAGGTAATCTGCGCAATTTGCAAACTCTAGACCTTGGGCGTTGCAACTTGGCCGGTCCAGTAAGGATGATATCAAGAATGATACATTTGAGACGTCTAATACTACCTCATGTGTCAGACGAAAAATGGAATTTTGATTGGAGTGATGTTGGAATAGATGAACTAAAAGACATTGAGACTCTAAAGAGAATACCAGCTTCTGTGCTGATTAGATATGATGCACTAAACAAATTGACTAATCTTCGAAAGTTACAGATATATTTTGATGGTAATAATATTCATGATGATATCATAAGGGTGTTGCGGTCCCCAATCGTTGAATCAGGCTGCTTACGCTCCTTGTGCATGCGTATGCCAAGTAACCATGTTTTTCCAAGTCTGGAATCACTTTCCTCATGTCATAGTCTCACTAGAATAGGTTTGATTGGGAAAATATCGGAAGGTATGCATTCTATCATTTCGATAACTGTTACCAAATTGACTCTATTGGATTCTCAGCTGGAGCAGGATCCAATGCCAGTGTTGGAGAAGCTACCAAATTTAAGGTTTCTCTTTGTTGGTCGTAATGCTTATGTTGGTTCTAGAATGGATTGCTCTGCCGATGGATTTCCAAGACTAGAGTTTCTTGGACTCTATGACTGA
- the LOC125421544 gene encoding receptor-like protein EIX1 has product MALSFTAVMNLLFTILLAQATINVSYGSRSDDVVCILSEQNALLTFKQHLVDPSNMLLSWDPTHENCCKWGGIVCNNLTGHVEELHLRDCWLQGKINSSLLGLKHLSYLDLSNNDFKGIQIPNFMGLLVSLTYLDLTNAGFEGKIPHQLGNLSSLTHLGLGVLYAYAENLGWLSGLSSLQHLDMSNVNLSKASDHWLQVINRLSSLSESHLPWCELSHIIPNNSVFYANFTSLSVLDISWNNFNSFIPEWIFNINSLMYVDLSSNKFVGPFPKSCWNLTRLKSLNVASNDMNSSLAIWLSGLSSSSSSLVSLDLSFNSLQGVLPCSNQNLTALRYLYLTGCQLNSTIISSGFLNDLVRLEYLFLDNNNIEGVISSAIQNLKSLVQLELSQNSLKGEMPTFVGNLVSLVYLDLSFNSLEGEIPTSLGNLCNLSDLSLGGNKFGGKVSNAFDSLLSVGCLSNSLTSLDLSENSFTGRLTDQIAKFKNLVSLDLRDNHISGHIPESLGKLTALQRLSIGGNQLNGSLPESLGGLSDLTFLNISWNHLEGVVTQVHFANLTNLEHLYASRNSMSLRVSPNWIPPFRRCRNVELESWNLGPTFPMWLKTQTVVDMDLSNTQLSGIIPSWLSSLTIVYLNISHNRLSGRIPDILHIDTPYSMVSMSSNMLSGPLPRITSGLAELDLSNNSFSGGIYHFLCHPLATPNHLSVLHFGGNHFSGNIPDCWMHWPELKAINLDDNNLTGKIPTSVESLRGLLSLHLRNNSLSGEVTPSLQNCKQLRVLDLGLNELNGAIPKWMGTSLLNLTILILRSNKLSGHIPFELCRLTALQILDVADNNLSGSMPKCFDNLKAMTIKQVLKDVISYSNFVGYFFEQVMVVTKGREDQYDTILPLVNSLDLSSNKLTGEIPRQLTTLQGLISLNLSGNFLKGRIPDCIGNMVWLESLDLSRNRLSGNIAPSISSLTYLSYLNLSYNNLSGKIPLSTQLQSFDASSFIGNELCGQPLSNICDEDQSKPTINNGAQKADDGDEVGRWFHLGIGTGFAVGFFGVLAPLLFSTTWRHAYFGFFGCLWDEILYKYNSLWH; this is encoded by the coding sequence ATGGCTTTGTCATTTACAGCTGTTATGAATCTTTTGTTTACAATATTACTCGCACAAGCAACCATCAATGTGAGTTATGGAAGCAGAAGTGATGATGTAGTATGCATTCTGAGTGAGCAAAACGCATTGTTGACTTTCAAGCAACATCTTGTTGATCCTTCTAACATGCTTTTATCTTGGGACCCTACCCATGAGAACTGCTGCAAATGGGGTGGAATTGTCTGCAACAATTTAACCGGCCATGTTGAAGAGCTCCACCTTCGTGATTGTTGGTTACAAGGCAAGATAAATTCCTCGttacttggtttgaagcatctgAGCTACCTCGACCTCAGCAACAATGACTTTAAGGGGATTCAAATTCCCAACTTCATGGGTTTACTTGTGAGTTTAACATATCTTGACCTCACAAATGCTGGCTTTGAGGGAAAAATTCCTCACCAACTAGGAAATCTCTCAAGTTTGACACATCTTGGTCTTGGGGTTTTGTACGCGTATGCTGAGAACCTTGGTTGGCTTTCTGGTCTTTCTTCACTACAGCACTTGGACATGAGCAACGTGAATCTTAGTAAAGCTTCAGACCATTGGTTGCAGGTAATAAACCGGCTATCTTCTTTGTCAGAATCACACTTGCCCTGGTGTGAGCTCTCTCATATTATTCCTAATAATTCTGTGTTTTATGCTAATTTTACATCCCTTTCCGTCCTAGATATTTCATGGAACaattttaattctttcataCCGGAATGGATTTTCAACATTAACAGTTTGATGTATGTTGATCTAAGCTCCAACAAATTTGTAGGCCCATTTCCCAAAAGTTGTTGGAATTTGACTCGTCTGAAAAGCCTTAATGTTGCTTCTAATGATATGAATTCTTCTTTAGCCATTTGGTTATCTGGTCtgagtagtagtagtagtagtctAGTGTCTCTTGATCTAAGTTTCAACTCTTTACAAGGTGTACTTCCATGTAGCAACCAAAACTTGACTGCTCTTAGATATCTTTATTTGACTGGATGTCAATTAAATTCAACGATCATTTCAAGTGGCTTTTTGAATGATTTGGTCAGGCTTGAATACCTCTTCCTTGACAATAATAACATAGAGGGTGTAATCTCAAGTGCAATTCAAAATCTTAAGTCACTTGTTCAACTTGAGTTGTCCCAAAATTCACTTAAAGGGGAAATGCCTACATTTGTGGGAAATCTTGTGTCACTCGTTTATCTTGACTTGTCATTTAATTCACTTGAAGGGGAAATACCTACATCTTTGGGAAATCTTTGCAATCTGTCAGATCTTTCTCTGGGAGGTAATAAATTTGGTGGGAAGGTCTCAAATGCTTTTGATAGCTTGTTGTCAGTTGGATGCCTTTCAAATAGTTTAACATCACTGGACTTGAGTGAAAATTCCTTTACTGGTCGGTTGACGGATCAAATTGCCAAATTCAAAAATCTAGTCAGCCTTGACCTTAGGGATAACCATATTTCTGGTCATATTCCAGAGTCACTGGGGAAATTAACAGCTTTACAAAGACTATCAATTGGTGGCAACCAATTGAATGGATCTCTTCCAGAGAGCCTTGGTGGTCTATCAGATTTAACTTTCCTTAACATTTCTTGGAATCATTTAGAAGGTGTTGTTACCCAAGTTCACTTTGCAAATCTCACTAATTTGGAGCATTTATATGCTTCTAGAAATTCAATGAGTCTAAGAGTAAGTCCCAATTGGATTCCTCCTTTTCGTCGTTGCCGTAATGTTGAATTAGAATCATGGAACTTGGGGCCTACATTTCCAATGTGGCTTAAAACACAAACAGTAGTGGACATGGATTTATCCAACACTCAACTTTCAGGCATCATCCCCAGTTGGCTTTCCAGCTTGACCATTGTATACTTAAACATCTCTCATAACCGGCTCTCTGGGAGAATTCCTGATATTCTTCATATTGATACACCTTACTCAATGGTTTCCATGAGTTCCAACATGCTCAGTGGCCCACTACCTCGAATCACTTCTGGGTTGGCAGAGCTAGATCTTTCTAATAATTCTTTCTCTGGGGGTATTTATCACTTTCTGTGTCATCCCTTGGCTACACCAAACCATCTATCAGTACTTCATTTCGGGGGAAATCATTTCTCAGGAAACATTCCTGATTGCTGGATGCATTGGCCTGAATTAAAAGCCATAAATTTGGATGACAATAATCTGACTGGGAAAATTCCAACCTCTGTGGAATCTTTACGAGGCCTGTTATCATTGCATTTGCGCAACAATAGTCTCTCTGGAGAAGTTACTCCATCCCTACAGAATTGTAAGCAGTTAAGAGTTCTTGACCTTGGTCTAAATGAGTTGAATGGAGCCATTCCAAAATGGATGGGAACAAGTCTTTTGAATCTAACCATTCTCATTCTTCGTTCAAACAAGTTGAGTGGTCATATTCCATTTGAGCTATGTAGGCTCACTGCACTTCAAATCTTGGATGTTGCCGATAACAATTTATCGGGATCTATGCCAAAGTGTTTTGACAATTTAAAAGCCATGACCATCAAACAAGTACTGAAAGATGTCATCTCTTATTCCAACTTTGTTGGTTATTTCTTCGAGCAAGTAATGGTGGTGACAAAAGGCAGAGAAGATCAATATGACACCATCTTGCCACTTGTAAATAGTTTGGACCTTTCAAGCAATAAACTCACAGGAGAGATCCCACGACAACTTACAACTCTCCAGGGATTGATATCTCTAAATCTGTCAGGAAACTTCTTGAAAGGAAGAATTCCGGATTGCATTGGCAACATGGTGTGGTTGGAATCTCTTGATTTATCAAGAAATCGACTTTCTGGTAATATTGCTCCAAGCATTTCAAGTTTAACTTACTTGAGTTACTTGAACTTGTCTTACAACAATTTGTCAGGAAAAATTCCATTAAGCACCCAACTCCAGAGTTTTGACGCTTCTAGCTTCATCGGCAATGAACTCTGTGGACAGCCACTCTCCAACATCTGTGACGAAGACCAGTCAAAACCCACTATCAACAATGGAGCACAGAAGGCAGATGATGGAGATGAAGTTGGCCGCTGGTTTCATTTGGGCATTGGAACAGGTTTTGCAGTAGGATTCTTTGGTGTCCTTGCTCCATTACTCTTCTCCACAACCTGGAGGCATGCTTATTTTGGCTTTTTTGGTTGCTTGTGGGACGAAATTCTATACAAGTACAATAGCCTTTGGCATTGA